One region of Arthrobacter sp. StoSoilB22 genomic DNA includes:
- a CDS encoding SAF domain-containing protein, translated as MGESIGVAARLRKPSWKDPRLLIGLLLVLGSVAGVIALVGTADRTTQVFAAREDIAIGQVVTEADLSIVKVRLDDVEAGYITVEQGLAESSVALQRMAKNQLIPRASLGVADALDRKPVAIALEEELPPQAVPGARVDVWVSMPGASSAFDAPEMLLPSAEIAAVTPGSTTLGSARTTVVMVLVTDEQMPKLLGAQANRAKVSVVWNPTGVVR; from the coding sequence ATGGGAGAAAGTATCGGCGTGGCCGCGAGGCTAAGGAAACCATCATGGAAAGATCCGCGGCTTCTTATCGGTCTTTTGCTGGTCCTGGGGTCCGTCGCAGGCGTCATTGCCTTGGTGGGCACCGCAGACAGGACAACCCAGGTCTTCGCCGCCCGGGAAGACATCGCGATAGGTCAGGTGGTCACGGAGGCGGACCTCTCCATTGTCAAAGTTCGTTTGGATGACGTTGAGGCCGGCTACATCACTGTGGAACAAGGGCTTGCGGAGAGCAGCGTGGCACTGCAGCGGATGGCAAAGAACCAGTTGATCCCTCGGGCAAGCCTGGGAGTCGCCGATGCGTTGGACCGCAAACCTGTAGCGATTGCCTTGGAGGAAGAACTCCCCCCGCAGGCCGTTCCAGGCGCCAGGGTGGACGTGTGGGTCTCCATGCCGGGTGCAAGCAGCGCTTTTGACGCGCCGGAGATGCTCCTGCCGAGCGCAGAAATTGCCGCGGTGACTCCTGGGAGTACTACGTTGGGCTCGGCCAGAACAACTGTGGTGATGGTGCTGGTGACGGATGAACAAATGCCGAAATTGTTGGGCGCCCAGGCGAACAGGGCCAAGGTCTCCGTCGTGTGGAACCCCACGGGCGTTGTTCGATGA
- a CDS encoding helix-turn-helix domain-containing protein, with protein MPRFLTLADVAEQLQINSPQAYALVRSGELKAIQVGGRGQWRIEEKMLEQYIEDRYAEAGRMIEEAKAKTNRS; from the coding sequence ATGCCCCGATTCCTGACTCTTGCGGACGTCGCAGAACAACTACAAATCAACTCGCCACAGGCCTACGCGCTGGTTAGGAGTGGCGAGCTGAAGGCCATTCAAGTGGGTGGCCGAGGACAGTGGCGTATCGAAGAGAAGATGTTGGAGCAATATATCGAAGACCGCTATGCAGAAGCTGGCCGCATGATCGAAGAGGCCAAGGCCAAAACCAACCGGTCTTAG
- a CDS encoding LysM domain-containing protein has product MAKVLRSDSALAAFVLGLGLSLVLTGNVLLTQWQAAERHGQTLTFEHLLGFSANAVGLSVVIWWALTFFIAFLASLLHRVGHKKSAHLLSRFSPAFMLRLAVAVVSLNLMGAGIAQADAAPPEPGWQSASPHRAPGKAAWTPASLDRASSIPRSVDDAHASASRPHDPRWQPRPPVVDPGLLSRQSTRSTTLAGEAAVVVEDGDSLWSIAASRLGPFATDVDVALTWPKWYAANRAVIGGDPTVLLPGQVLQPPAPS; this is encoded by the coding sequence GTGGCAAAAGTATTGCGTAGTGACTCTGCCCTGGCAGCGTTTGTTCTTGGGCTGGGACTGTCCTTGGTACTTACGGGAAATGTGCTGCTTACGCAGTGGCAGGCAGCGGAGCGGCATGGTCAGACCCTTACCTTCGAACATCTTCTCGGCTTCTCAGCCAACGCAGTGGGACTTTCTGTTGTCATCTGGTGGGCACTGACGTTCTTCATCGCTTTCCTGGCATCGTTGTTGCATCGGGTTGGGCACAAGAAGAGCGCCCATCTCCTTTCACGGTTCAGCCCCGCCTTTATGTTGCGGCTCGCGGTGGCCGTCGTGAGCCTGAATCTCATGGGCGCGGGAATAGCCCAAGCAGATGCCGCACCACCGGAACCTGGCTGGCAAAGCGCCTCTCCTCATAGGGCGCCGGGAAAAGCGGCGTGGACTCCGGCTTCCTTGGACCGCGCGAGTTCCATCCCGCGATCTGTAGACGATGCCCATGCTTCAGCATCCCGGCCTCATGACCCGCGCTGGCAACCCCGGCCCCCCGTGGTTGACCCGGGGTTGCTAAGCCGCCAGTCCACACGTTCAACCACCCTAGCGGGAGAAGCCGCCGTTGTTGTTGAGGATGGCGACTCGCTATGGTCGATTGCGGCCTCCCGGCTCGGACCCTTTGCAACCGACGTGGACGTCGCGTTGACGTGGCCCAAGTGGTATGCCGCCAACAGGGCAGTCATCGGAGGGGACCCCACCGTGCTACTCCCGGGGCAGGTTCTTCAGCCCCCGGCACCAAGCTAG
- a CDS encoding Rv3235 family protein: MTLATKTRPAGPRSTQHTAPASGQSGSDIDVRLVARSIAQATLEVLAGTRPVQQLSRSLDAECYLSLQHRAALTRKHSARSRGTAQPHRSPMVRSVRVCSISESICEASIVVAEEQRCRAVAMRLERLDGVWQVTALEIG, encoded by the coding sequence ATGACCCTTGCAACGAAAACCCGGCCAGCAGGCCCTCGGAGCACGCAACATACGGCACCAGCATCCGGCCAAAGCGGCTCGGACATCGACGTCCGGCTTGTTGCCCGAAGCATCGCGCAGGCAACCTTGGAAGTACTGGCGGGAACCCGTCCCGTCCAGCAGCTCTCACGCTCGCTGGACGCCGAGTGTTATCTGTCGCTCCAGCATCGGGCAGCATTGACCCGAAAACACTCAGCCAGGAGCCGAGGTACTGCCCAACCGCACCGTAGTCCCATGGTGCGTTCGGTTCGGGTCTGTTCCATTTCCGAATCAATCTGTGAAGCAAGCATCGTCGTCGCTGAGGAGCAGCGTTGCCGTGCCGTCGCCATGAGGCTGGAGCGGCTGGACGGTGTTTGGCAGGTTACCGCCCTGGAAATAGGGTAG
- the secA gene encoding preprotein translocase subunit SecA codes for MASLIEKLLRTGDKKTLKTLRNYADSINALEDTFKSFTDAEIREETDRLRSRHQDGETLEALLPEAFAAVREASSRTLGMRHFDVQLMGGAALHLGNIAEMKTGEGKTLVATAPAYLNALSGKGVHVVTVNDYLAEYQSELMGRVYRFLGLTSGCILSNQDPTVRREQYNADITYGTNNEFGFDYLRDNMAWDASELVQRGHNFAIVDEVDSILIDEARTPLIISGPAQGDTNRWYSEFAKVVLRLQPDVDYEVDEKKRTVGVLEAGIEKVEDYLGIQNLYESANTPLIGFLNNAIKAKELFKRDKDYVILDGEVLIVDEHTGRILAGRRYNEGMHQAIEAKENVEIKAENQTLATVTLQNYFRMYSKLAGMTGTAETEAAEFMSTYKLGVVPIPTNRDMQRIDQPDLVYKNEVVKFDAVVQDIAERHENGQPVLVGTTSVEKSEYLSKLLAKEGIRHEVLNAKNHAREASIVAQAGRKGAVTVATNMAGRGTDIMLGGNAEFTAIAELAKRGLDPEENSEEYEAAWPEALAAAKQAVKDEHEEVLDLGGLYVLGTERHESRRIDNQLRGRSGRQGDPGESRFYLSLTDDLMRLFNSGAAERLMNSSVPDDVALESKLVSRAIASAQGQVEGRNAEQRKNVLKYDDVLNRQREAIYGDRRRILEGDDLHEKVQFFLEDTINSLIDAATAEGSGDDWDYNQLWANLKTLYPATVTAEEIIDEAGGKSRVTAEFLREEILSDARLVYQAREESIGAESMRELERRVVLSVLGRKWQEHLYEMDYLKEGIGLRAMAQRDPLVEYQREGFVMFQSMMEAIREESIGFLYNLEVEVTPAEDVVVADDSASGAHTEHHDPQIRAAGLQAPEKPAQLQYTAPGEDGATQTRIEGRASGRSGNPAKAASQDQRKQAKKKRR; via the coding sequence GTGGCATCACTAATCGAAAAACTTCTCCGCACGGGTGACAAAAAGACACTCAAGACACTGCGGAACTATGCCGATTCCATCAATGCCCTGGAAGACACTTTCAAGTCCTTCACGGACGCTGAAATCCGCGAGGAAACGGACCGGCTAAGGTCGCGCCACCAGGACGGCGAAACCTTGGAAGCACTCCTCCCGGAAGCCTTTGCCGCTGTCCGTGAGGCCTCCTCCAGAACGCTGGGAATGAGGCACTTCGATGTCCAGCTCATGGGTGGCGCAGCCCTCCACCTGGGCAATATCGCGGAAATGAAAACGGGTGAAGGCAAGACCCTCGTTGCCACAGCTCCCGCATACCTCAATGCGCTGTCCGGCAAGGGTGTCCACGTTGTCACGGTGAACGACTACCTCGCCGAATACCAGTCCGAACTCATGGGCAGGGTCTACCGTTTCCTTGGCCTTACCAGTGGCTGCATCCTGTCCAACCAGGACCCCACGGTACGCCGCGAGCAGTACAACGCTGACATCACTTACGGAACCAACAACGAATTCGGCTTCGATTACCTGCGCGACAACATGGCCTGGGATGCCAGCGAACTGGTCCAGCGCGGGCACAACTTTGCGATCGTGGACGAGGTGGACTCCATTCTGATTGACGAAGCACGTACACCGTTGATCATTTCGGGTCCTGCGCAAGGCGACACCAACCGGTGGTACAGCGAATTTGCCAAAGTTGTCCTCCGCTTGCAGCCTGACGTCGACTACGAGGTGGACGAGAAGAAGCGAACCGTGGGCGTGCTGGAAGCCGGGATTGAGAAGGTAGAGGACTACCTCGGCATCCAGAACCTCTACGAATCTGCCAACACGCCGTTGATCGGCTTCCTCAACAATGCGATCAAGGCAAAGGAACTGTTCAAGCGGGACAAGGACTACGTCATCCTCGACGGCGAGGTGCTGATCGTTGACGAGCATACCGGCCGTATCCTGGCCGGTCGTCGCTACAACGAAGGCATGCATCAGGCCATCGAGGCCAAGGAAAACGTAGAGATCAAGGCAGAGAACCAGACGCTCGCTACGGTGACGCTGCAGAACTACTTCCGCATGTACTCCAAGCTCGCTGGCATGACCGGTACGGCTGAGACCGAAGCCGCAGAATTCATGAGCACCTACAAGCTCGGCGTCGTTCCCATCCCCACAAACCGCGACATGCAGCGCATCGACCAACCGGACCTCGTCTACAAGAACGAGGTAGTTAAGTTTGATGCTGTCGTTCAGGACATCGCTGAACGGCATGAAAACGGCCAGCCTGTACTGGTGGGTACCACCAGCGTTGAAAAGAGTGAGTACCTCTCGAAGCTCTTGGCCAAAGAAGGCATCCGGCATGAGGTGTTGAACGCCAAGAACCACGCGAGGGAAGCGTCCATCGTTGCCCAGGCCGGACGAAAAGGCGCAGTTACGGTAGCAACCAACATGGCGGGCCGAGGCACTGACATCATGCTCGGCGGCAACGCCGAGTTCACTGCCATCGCCGAACTCGCCAAACGTGGGTTGGATCCCGAGGAAAACTCGGAAGAGTACGAGGCCGCATGGCCCGAGGCCCTGGCTGCAGCCAAGCAGGCCGTCAAGGACGAGCACGAAGAAGTTCTGGACCTCGGCGGACTGTACGTGCTTGGCACCGAGCGCCACGAATCCCGCCGGATCGACAACCAGTTGCGCGGACGTTCCGGACGTCAGGGTGACCCTGGCGAATCCCGTTTCTACCTCTCCCTCACGGACGACCTCATGCGGTTGTTCAACTCAGGTGCGGCCGAACGGCTGATGAACAGCTCCGTTCCCGACGACGTAGCGCTGGAGTCGAAGCTCGTATCCCGCGCCATCGCGTCGGCGCAAGGCCAAGTAGAGGGTCGCAACGCCGAGCAGCGCAAGAACGTCCTCAAGTACGATGACGTCCTCAACCGCCAGCGTGAAGCGATCTACGGCGACCGTCGTCGCATCCTCGAAGGCGATGACCTGCACGAAAAAGTGCAGTTCTTCTTGGAAGACACCATCAACTCACTCATTGATGCCGCTACGGCCGAGGGGTCAGGTGACGACTGGGACTACAACCAGCTGTGGGCAAACCTGAAGACCCTGTACCCGGCAACGGTTACCGCCGAGGAAATCATTGACGAAGCCGGCGGTAAGTCCAGGGTCACGGCAGAATTCCTGAGGGAGGAAATCCTCTCTGACGCCCGGCTTGTCTACCAGGCGCGGGAAGAATCCATCGGCGCCGAGAGCATGCGTGAGCTTGAGCGGCGGGTTGTGCTTTCGGTCCTTGGGCGTAAATGGCAGGAACACCTCTACGAGATGGATTACCTCAAAGAGGGAATCGGACTTCGTGCCATGGCCCAGCGTGATCCCCTGGTGGAATACCAGCGCGAAGGGTTTGTCATGTTCCAGAGCATGATGGAAGCCATTCGTGAGGAAAGTATCGGATTCCTCTACAACCTGGAAGTCGAAGTAACACCAGCCGAAGACGTAGTGGTGGCAGACGATTCGGCTTCCGGCGCACACACAGAGCACCACGATCCTCAGATCCGTGCGGCGGGCCTTCAGGCGCCGGAGAAGCCCGCGCAGCTGCAGTACACCGCGCCCGGAGAAGACGGAGCGACCCAGACGCGCATTGAGGGTAGGGCATCGGGCCGGTCCGGAAATCCTGCTAAAGCAGCAAGTCAGGATCAGCGGAAACAGGCAAAGAAGAAGCGTCGCTAA
- a CDS encoding crosslink repair DNA glycosylase YcaQ family protein produces the protein MTVSLSLSQARRIALAAQGLAKVRPTGPVTSRAVGRTFARIQLVQIDSVNVVARSHYLPFFSRLGNYDPLILQSMASRKPRKMMEYWAHEASFIRPEHFQDLLVWQKRAWVGAHRLDPAVRQDMEDRILIALTSGPPMTASELTAELGHDEDPDRDNWGWNWNIVKRVLEHLFEEGRISAASRTAQFERKYTLTSRVVPDAQPPEGDAEASLDRLMDAAARAHGIGTVRCFSDYFRTPLKAGAGSVQRLVRAGRLERVSVRGWDRETFQHVDATLPRKAAGRALLSPFDSLVFERRRLEELFGFHYRIEIYTPAAKRRFGYYVLPFLLREAIVARVDLKADRISRQLLVRSAFGEMDAPADTAVELAAELRLMATWLGLQEVVVWPVGDLAGALSEALANDGPAPGEYVQPGSPLRGEPGNVALVSPVD, from the coding sequence ATGACCGTTTCGCTGAGCCTTTCACAGGCACGGCGGATCGCATTGGCAGCTCAAGGATTAGCGAAGGTCCGGCCCACCGGCCCCGTGACTTCACGGGCGGTGGGCCGGACCTTTGCCCGGATCCAGCTAGTCCAAATCGATTCAGTCAACGTTGTGGCGCGAAGCCACTACCTTCCATTCTTTTCCCGGCTTGGCAACTACGATCCCCTCATCCTCCAATCGATGGCCAGCCGCAAGCCACGCAAAATGATGGAGTACTGGGCACACGAGGCGAGCTTTATCCGGCCGGAGCATTTCCAGGACCTGCTCGTATGGCAAAAGCGGGCGTGGGTGGGCGCACACCGTCTTGATCCGGCCGTACGGCAGGACATGGAAGACCGCATTCTGATTGCGCTCACTTCAGGGCCTCCCATGACTGCATCCGAGTTGACTGCAGAACTCGGTCACGACGAGGACCCGGACCGTGATAACTGGGGCTGGAACTGGAATATCGTCAAACGGGTGCTGGAGCACCTCTTCGAGGAAGGCCGGATTTCCGCCGCTTCCAGGACAGCGCAGTTCGAGCGAAAATACACCCTCACTTCCCGGGTTGTTCCAGACGCCCAACCGCCCGAAGGCGATGCTGAAGCGTCCCTTGACCGGCTCATGGATGCAGCCGCGCGAGCCCACGGAATTGGCACGGTAAGGTGCTTCTCCGACTACTTTCGGACGCCCTTGAAGGCGGGCGCGGGTTCGGTGCAACGCCTGGTCCGCGCGGGCCGTCTTGAACGCGTTAGTGTTCGGGGATGGGACAGGGAAACCTTCCAACACGTCGATGCCACCTTGCCGCGAAAAGCAGCAGGCAGGGCCCTCCTGAGCCCATTCGATTCCCTGGTCTTCGAAAGACGGAGGCTGGAGGAGTTATTCGGATTCCATTACAGGATTGAGATCTACACCCCTGCCGCCAAGAGACGTTTCGGCTATTACGTCTTGCCGTTCCTGCTCAGGGAAGCCATCGTTGCCAGAGTGGACTTGAAAGCCGATCGGATATCCCGTCAGCTTCTGGTGCGCTCCGCCTTTGGTGAGATGGACGCGCCAGCGGATACCGCCGTCGAACTTGCCGCGGAACTCAGGCTCATGGCAACGTGGCTCGGCCTCCAGGAGGTGGTCGTCTGGCCAGTGGGGGACCTCGCCGGAGCGTTGTCCGAAGCCTTGGCGAACGATGGTCCTGCCCCGGGAGAATACGTCCAGCCGGGCAGTCCGCTCAGAGGTGAACCCGGCAACGTGGCGCTGGTCTCTCCCGTAGACTGA
- the raiA gene encoding ribosome-associated translation inhibitor RaiA, with the protein MEFMISGRNLTVSDRFREYAGEKISKIESLGDKVQRVDAKVSKETNPRQTPGELTVEVTVLGRGPVIRAEATAADKFAAFDLAYNKLLERLRRAKDRKKVHHGRHTPKAVREATATLEPASTSEPLYVEASNHHESAPAVDERSPYDIENDIPAGDSPVLIRRKVFPAASLTLDDAVDNMELVGHNFYLFLDKETNAPSVVYRRSGWTYGVITLDSNCEPGEEAVEEKIHAYRSDDQAATAK; encoded by the coding sequence ATGGAGTTCATGATCAGCGGACGAAATCTGACAGTTTCTGACCGCTTTCGCGAATATGCCGGCGAAAAAATCTCAAAGATTGAATCGCTGGGGGATAAGGTCCAGCGGGTTGACGCAAAGGTTTCCAAGGAAACCAACCCCAGGCAGACGCCTGGCGAGCTCACCGTAGAAGTCACCGTCCTGGGCCGGGGCCCCGTTATCCGTGCCGAGGCCACAGCCGCCGACAAGTTCGCTGCCTTCGACCTGGCGTACAACAAGCTGCTTGAGCGGCTTCGTCGTGCGAAGGACCGTAAGAAGGTGCACCACGGCCGCCACACACCCAAGGCTGTGCGCGAAGCCACGGCCACACTTGAACCAGCCAGTACGAGTGAGCCGCTTTACGTCGAGGCAAGCAATCATCATGAGTCCGCACCGGCGGTAGATGAGCGGTCTCCTTACGACATCGAGAACGACATTCCGGCAGGCGACTCACCTGTCCTGATCCGCCGGAAAGTATTTCCCGCAGCATCGCTGACCCTCGATGATGCTGTGGACAACATGGAGCTTGTTGGACACAACTTCTACTTGTTCCTGGACAAGGAAACGAACGCGCCGTCGGTTGTGTATCGGCGCAGTGGCTGGACCTATGGCGTGATCACCCTCGACTCCAACTGCGAGCCCGGCGAGGAAGCCGTGGAAGAGAAGATCCACGCCTACCGCTCCGATGATCAGGCCGCCACAGCCAAGTAA
- a CDS encoding phosphoribosyltransferase, producing the protein MRVRRGQADKLKGRKCILVDDVLTTGATLAEAARAVTAAGGLVSGAVVLAATRPPAYASAAAMDHPGSVLKTQSKNKWLKDE; encoded by the coding sequence ATGAGAGTACGGCGGGGACAAGCGGACAAGCTCAAAGGCCGCAAATGCATACTTGTTGACGATGTCCTGACCACTGGTGCCACACTCGCTGAGGCGGCAAGGGCGGTCACGGCTGCCGGTGGCCTGGTATCAGGCGCAGTTGTACTCGCAGCCACGAGGCCACCAGCCTACGCTTCCGCAGCGGCCATGGACCACCCCGGTTCGGTCCTTAAGACTCAATCAAAAAATAAGTGGCTAAAGGATGAATAA